The Cololabis saira isolate AMF1-May2022 chromosome 5, fColSai1.1, whole genome shotgun sequence genome segment TCTCGCATTACCTCTCTGTTTAGCCCGTTTTTCTTGGACTCATGTTTATCGTTACACATGCTCATGTTTGTGTTTGTAACTCCTACTCTGTCGTCTTTTCAGGAATGCACTCCGCTGAAGTACAAGAGGACGTGAGGGAGGCGGCAAATAACCTTGTTAAACATTTCCACAAACCTGAACAAGAGGTGCGTTGGTGTCCATGACTGCTATATTCACTTAACCTATTGGCTCTGTTGAGCTAATCAGGCATAAAAATTGTTAATGCGCAGCGACGTTTCTTAGCAGCAACATCCTGCATGTTGTATTTTTATCTCTACCAGAGTTCATTACCTCGGCTCCTCCTCATTAGTATCTTTTCTGTATCAGATGAGCCTGTCATCTCAACAGTTCAAAAGCACTGCAGAGACACAACTGAAGCTTCACATTTATTTGAACAACAGATATTTAGTAGACAGGCATACATGGAAATGTATATTTTCTGTTATGTTCTCTTGGATAAGAATTCATTCCACAGAGGTTAAACTGCACTTCCTCCTGCTTCAAATGACAGGATTTTAAGAGGAGCCGCTAACTCATGGTGACTCCCGTGAActcttttcctgttttctgtCATCCCAGAGAGGAAACCTGACCGTCTTGTTATGTGGAGAAGGGGGGCTGGTGCTTGCTTTGGAGAAATTCCTCCTCCACGGATTCAAAACCAACCGGCTATTCCAGAGGAATGTGTTTGTTTGGGATTTTGTAGGTAAGTGCTGTGAACGAAAGTCAGTAAAGGGATGTTTATTTCCTGCCTACACATAGTGGTTGTTGGTTTCAAGTAGAGTGCTTTCTCCAAAATGAATCCGTAATCAACTCTCTCACAGAGAAAGCAGTGGTTTCCATGGAGACAGCGGATCAGATGGGTGACCTGCATGGATCGACGCTCCCAAAGGGTCCACCCTGCGACTCTCTGTGCCACTACGTCAATGCCATCAATGGCTCGCCCCGAAACATCGGAAAAGAGGGAAAATTCCAGCTGTTCGTGTGCCTGGGGATCAGGTAATGTTAATATCGTTTTTAAAaagatagtaaaaaaaaattaagtaagaGACAAAAATATTTACCCACAAAAAgataagtaaaataaataaatatgaaataccTGGGAAACATGTTTTCTAATAATCCCGGCATACTGGAAGAAAATCCACTGCTGAAAATGCAGAAAATCTGATGTTTGTTAACCACTGACGTCCGTGCAAGGATTTGCAAATCATTTAAGCCTTTCACTCTGTAAACATTTTGGGATTTGAGGAAATCTGCTGCTGTAATTTTGAAAGTAAAGTGTTTTCCTATTCTTCCTCTTCAGCTGAAAAGCTCGGCCTCTCCTTTgttgcatttttcatttcatcacGCTTTCAGAGGTGACAGGAATTAAACACACAGCGGACAGGACAGAGCTCTTTCACTAATGTGGGATGCAAAAGTGTTCAAGTTTACTGGACCTTGATCAGaagctcttttttccctttttatttttcaaatagatttttttaaacagtgatGTCACTGTCTTGTTGCCAGTCAACCTAATTTGTTGTCAGAAATTGCTTtaggtgtttttgttgttattttgttGGTCTCCCTTAAAACTGAGATTAAACTGTTGAAACAAACTCTCAGTACTTTAATGGGGTCcctgtgttattttttttaaattaaatgtgaGGTTTAGATGATTTGCAAATTATTGCATTCtgaatttaattacattttacacagcCTCCCAAATTAGTTTGAGTATTTTGTCTGTTGTGCAAACCAAATAAAGGGAGTAAAATGACAAAGCCCTTTAGAGGGTTTTAAAAAGATCACAGATGTATCTGGTGGCTTCGTAAATACAGTCAATATCATTACCGACATGTCTAAAAAAGCATTGAAGGAGTGATGTTGGCTGAAACTTTACTTTTCCTGTATCTCTTCATGTAACAGAGTGAGCGGTACTGAAATGGAACAATTAAGATCTGTATTAAATCTCTGAAGGCTGACATTAGCCTAAATGAACCTCAAcatcaggggcgaaaatcccgggggggacaggggggacaagtcccccccattagtaaagctgtccccccctagaatcatttgagacagaattaataattttggaacaatgcagtagtatttagtagtgacgcaccaaaatgaaaatttgtggccgaaaccgaaatcgaaaataataataaacagtaaaatctcattacacttaaaggagctgtatgtaagagcaataataaaacgaatcataaaatgaccccgatatgtcaacagacatttaaaaatcatgtttatttcaaatacttatgtcactgacaacagcactcaagccagaatattccagtttaaataggagttgcagccctcaactgatgtttatgttgtcattttttgttttggcctgaagctccaccctccacctatctcccaatcacaaagtcagtattgtttctgcatccgggttgccagctcggctctaattatcgcagccatgtcagcctacgttcctgctgcattctgcagcctacctggcaacctctggtcgggtggaggagggggagggtacacgccgctcaacaatatttggaaagtgactgcagtaccagttttggacatttcttacagagggctcctttaaaacaagactcatcactggaaaaaaaaaacaattttcacctgtttcaagtagattttcacttgaaataagtagaaaaatctgccagtgggacaagatttatcttcttattacaagcaaaaaaatcttgttccactggcagatttttctacttatttcaagtgaaaatctacttgaaacaggtgaaaattgttgttttttccagtgatgagtcttgttttaagtgtaatgagatttttttaactaaaaatgagacattttaactagaaataagacaaatattcttgttaagattttgggtttttgcagtgtattatgtcagatgtgctgtattattgccaccttccacctaatacaattgttttgtattgctctaagaaaggtcttctgcctgtttgcgagatagagatgaaaatgtcaaaatgctgtattaaaggaaggctaaaacttttattccttgtcccccactggatttattctctaaaattttactgtttattgtccccccccccaactatgaaacgggattttcgcccctgctcAACATACAGTAAATGCTAATGTCCTCCAGTTCAGTACTAGGCTCATAAGGTGTCGATGACACTGTTCCTGACCATGACTTGTCTCTGCAGGGACCGGCTTCTGTCCCAGTGGCTCCCCCTGCTGGCAGAGTGTCCCCTGACCGCTCGGACATACGAAGAAGGAGCTCTAATACGGGAACGTGCGGCTCTGCAGTCCCTCTGTCGTATCCTACAAACCCTAAACGAGTTCAGCGTCACCCTGGAGGCAGCCTTGGTCAAAGGAGTTGACCTCTGACACTAACACGCTCCTGCCGCTCTGAAACAAAATACTGGCACTCTAATGGGTTCAAGTGTTTGTTCTTCTATCTGTGGAAGAAGGGGGTACGCTCAGACACTTGCAAAATGTGACTTCATCATCAAAATGGCCCGTGAACCAGATGAAAACACCGGCTACTCGAGCACCAAACATATTGCCTTGTTTACTGATGTAAATGTCTTACCTACTGTATTTGCTTCAGGAAATAGTCCTATGCTTGTTTACACTGTGAAATCCTGTCTCCAAGAGAAATAGTCAATGATAAAGCCACACCTACAATAGATATTTTCCCTGATGATATGATTTACTTTATCTGACCATAGAACAACTATAACTGTCCGTTTACTGCTGTATTGCTTGCACTGGAATTTTAAACATGCATGGCCAGAATATTTGTTTCATGTCTTTGGGTATCGTGATCTGTAATGTCATAATTTAAGCCTTATTAATCTTCTTTGATTTGATATATTGGTAGATCtacttgaggaaaaaaaaatgttgtcattgtatgatttaaaaataaaaattgctaCATTATGCGATCTGTATCAGGTATAATATCTGGCCTGTTTCTCCACCCCAACCCTTTCCTCACATTGTAAATACTTTTGCTTCATCAGGGCTTTCATAGAATTGCTCCATCCATCACATTTGAATTATTCCCCTTTGTTGGTGAATTTTCCGTCATATCTTTCTGTATGAAAGCATCTTCGTTGTGTCTGTAGACGACAATAGATTCAATTATGGCCACACTCACTCCTGAGGATGATGGACGTGCTGTCTCTTTCTGAGCTGTTCATTTGTCTTTTCAAAACTTTGAATAGAGCACAGGTTTGTTAACAATGTTATAGGTATTATGTTGATGTTGCATTTGATTTAACAGTTGAACAGCTATGAAAATGCTGTCTTCTGCACTATCCTGCAAGCACTACGTAACCCATTATGACCAATTATCTGTTGTTTAAATACAGATTATAGAGagcaataattattatttatgaaGTGTGCTGTTGAAAATTAAAGTTATTGACAAAATtgatgtttgtttggttttatgaGCTACTTCCACAAAACACTGAATTAGACAAGATTCTTGCAAAGTGAAATGATTAAATTGCTAAACAGTTCTACACTCATTTCTTAAAGTGTAAGTAGACTAATGTTTACAGTGAATTTTTAAATGCAAAGTCGAACACTGAAGAGTGCGATATGAGTAATTTTCACCTTGATCCTGTTCAATGCGACTTTGAGACTCCAGCCATTTCTTTTATTGGAGCCATAGCAAACAGGAGGTGAtctacaataataaaaacaagccAAATCCAGAAGCTTCCAGATTAAGTTAGTAAAATGGTAGAAACCAGGTGCTGCGAATAAAATAATTTGATTGATTTATAATAAGCATGTGTTACCGCCTCTTCCTAATGTGCATCATTCAGGTGTCATTTAACATGAATTCAAAGAGAAAGCACATTAGATCATCCAGATCATTAAATCCAGACCAATGCAAACCTTACTGAATATGTAAAGAGCAGAAATCCTTCACAACTAATTGAGggactaatatatatatatatatatacagtatatatatatatatatatatatatatatatatatatatatatatatatatatatatacacacacacacaccgaatatatactaccatacttatgccgatgacacacaactctatatttcagtgtcttcacatgactacagtcccctactccccattgagtaactgtattcatcaaatcaatgagtggatgtgccggaattttctccagctaaatgcagaaaagacagaggtgatcatttttggccctacaaatgaaagggaaaagatcagcgctcaccttggctccatgtcattgacagctacaaatcaagccagaaatcttggtgtaattatggACTCAGTCCTGGACTTTAACAGCCATCTAAAGATTATCACTATCTGCCTACTACCACCTAAAAACATTGCCAGAATTAAGAGGTTTCTGTctaaagacatggaaaaacgtattattgccttcattttcagtaggttgatctgttagttcctatgaagctcccagacccctgaggttcatctggatctggtttgttgtggttccagaaccagaaccaagcaaggtgaggcagcgttcagttattctgctcctcaccggtggaacaaacttcctgtagacctgaggtctgctccaactgtagatcctttaaatcaggcctaaaacattactgtttactgaagcgtactcttaaattaaatactgacctgctgtactctactgcccttactttttaacaacttgtgctttttattattttacctcttttcttatcattttatttgttatttactgtttaattgtgtcttgctgtttttaatgttgatgtaaagcactttgaaataccttgtgttgaattgtgctatacaaataaacttgccttgcctacacGCATAGGCCTACatattttttaattctaaaGACATTGCTGCTTTTTTCTGGcttagtttttgttaaataaataaggaGATGTTATAACAGGAGGCTACATTAACCTCATTTTTTACAActgttaaatacattttttaaaataatctgcttttaaaagtttaaaattatCACTATAGGTGCACAAACtagcgtttttttgttttgttttgacattATTTTAATTACAAAATTGAATTCAGAATATGACAATTGCTTTGCTCTGATGCCAGTGCTTCTTTGCTCTTAAATGATCACTGGATGAAAACAAAAGTTTCACCCACCTCTTATTTTGCACAAAAATACTAGTCCATTGTCACGCAGATGAAATCAGACCGACAAAGCCCGTAGCCGCTGCTGCAGACGCGGATCctcctgaaggctgatttatggttccgcgttacaccaacgcagaacataCGGCGTAGCATACGCGGCGACGCCACCttacgccgcgtaccctacggcgtaagatctgcgtcgatttaacgcggaaccataaatcaggcttgaagCACCAGCAGGCCCCCAGACGAGCCATCTGGCCCTGTAGTAAAAGGAAGGTCCGCCCCTTTGCTTACATTCTCCAATGTGCCATGGCAACCGGGGCCGAGCCCCCTGTTCCCGCGCAATGTTCCCATCCTTATAAGGCCAGCAGAACGCAGACGCACGGACACGTCATACGTCGTTTATGTAAATAGTTTgattgaagaaaaaaagcttTCGGCTCCAACTCTGAAATGGAGGTGTGGATCCGGCGCATGCGCGCTGCGTCCACAACTCTCCAGTCCCGTCCTCGAGCTCAGACATCAACAAGAGAGCGCGGTACTGATGCGGCTCGCTTTGCTTAATACTCGCATCTTTACCACGCACTGCGAGGACTATTATTTTATATCAGCTTTCACGCCACTTCTGACAAGGTAACGACAAGTTtgcgtttgtttttttgtgtggttGCGCTTTGATGCGGTTTTAAAGTGTCGGCTGTGCTTTCAGATGTGTAATTAATAACAAGCTTCGAGTTGTCTCGGAAcaattgctgtttttttttttttttttaaggcctgCTGCAGGATCACATGAGGTGGTCGGTTTGTGTGAGGGTCGTCATTGTGAATAGTTTATAAGTAAGGTGAAAACCAGGCAGGATAGAGGTGTATAATGTGTGTAAATGGTGCCAGGAGCTTCACACTTAGACGCGAGGAGCGAGCATGGATGGAGGTTGTTATTGCTCTGCTAAGGGGGGGAAATCACTCATCTGGTCAGGTCAAATTTAGGAAAGTCGGTGATTGTTGTTCATTTCAGACGGAAACACAGTCCTCTGAGGAAGAATGGACACGGATGTGAAAGTGTATTCCTGCAGGCTGTTACACATTAATGCTGCTATCTTGGCGGAGTTGTCGCTCTCACGCCCACCCGCACCGGAGATGCGTCTCAGTCTCAGCACGCGGCTCCGCTgtcaacaacacacccctcaaAAACACTAAACTAATGTCCACCACCCCGTGAAACTCGgatgtgattaaaaaaacacactttaGCACAAGAAACGAGGGTCAAAAGCGACTTTCAAAAAGGCAGACGCTGGAAAACTTCGCGCACATGTGAGTGATGATGGTCGCATTTCACAGACTCGGCTTAACAAAGGGTAAAGATCATATTTCACAATGAAAGCGGAACAGTTTTTGTGTCGATGTTCAGGCTAAGGtggttcactttttttttcttccgaaaTGCGTTAGTTTCAGTTTGTGTCTGTGCACGAAGTTGTCGTGCAGAGAGGAGGTCGGGCATCGTCGAGCAGAGGACGGTCGTCATAAAATGGGTGCGCATGAAGCAGGTCGTGTGGCATGCCATGCTTCCTCGCCGGAGTGGGCGGTGAAACCAGCCGCTCGCACATTTACGACGATAGAAAttagttttttctttatgtACAACTCAATATAAGTGTTATGCGCGCTATTCTGTGAAGAAACCGGAGTATTTTTAACAGTTTATTAAAATAATTGCAGCTTTTGCGGAAAATCGCATCACACCCCCTTCTCCTCGTTGCCTCCGCCTATGAAGCGCGTTGCCATGTTGAGTTGCGTCACGTACTGTATTCTGCTGCACAGATCGTCTGTGAAATGCAGATGAGCCACGCGAAGGTGAAAAACTGGTCGATTTGtactaaaatatatatatttttaaaatgcagtaaaaaaaaaccaaaacattaaaGCCGTTTAACTTGATAAATTGCTTCTCATTATAATTGTATTTACCTGTTACTTATATTACGACTCATATGACAGTTCAAGTACTTGCGTTTTAGTTTTGCAGCAGTCATCTTAAGTAAtatgtagatagatagatagatagatagatagatagatagatagatagatagatagatagatagatagattgtcctttatttctccctcaatggggaaattcactttgtgcagcagcagtacactcaacacacacacgcagggaaagggtaaaaaaaagttttaaaaaaaatataattacaaaatataaacagtatatacattggaatgaaaaataaaaagtagtgcagtacaggaaagaaagaaagacagtgcaaaaaagcaggttgTTTATGAGGAAGacaggttcaagccccggaatggcaaccaagacgAACCACCtcgggcccctgagcaaggcccttaaccctaattcagattcagattcagaaaaactccACTAATTAACTAATTGCTCCAcacatggtgtgtgtgtgtctcagatgtatgtcactttggataaaagcgtctgctaaatgacagtagtagtagacagatattgcacatgttgttattgtATGTGTCATCTCTTAGTCTTACATGTTGATTAGGCTTTTTCCTGGAGGGTAAAATCTTTCCTCTATAGTCATCTTATATCccgtaaaaaataaacattaagaAAGACCTAACAATATTTTTAAACATTGGAATCCGATTGTTCTCACGCTGAGATACACTACTCTTTTAAAAAATATGTAGGTTATTACAGTTGTAGGTAATATGTATTTTGTGTGTAAAAGTTTGACATAAGTcataatttttctcaaaatatcatTGTCGGATTATTCCACTCTCCACAAACGCCAGTAAGAAAACtgcttgtatttctttttattctacTAGAAGTATTTATACAAGAGGAGCTTGTTGGCGATTTAAAGCAATATGTGCTATAACCGGCAGAGTGAGAGGTCTCGCAgtttctcctgctctctgccTGCTCTTAGTGGCACCGCACTGTCAGAAGACCCTGAGGACTGATggcaaggggaaaaaaaagaaaggaaaaaaaaaacagtctggggggCGCGGCTCGCAGTTTTGCCGCAGTTCGGGTCCACATGTGTAGTCGAGATTACGTTTTGCCCAGCAACATAAATCACAGTTCTTGTGCTTAATGCAAGCGTATTGTATTTCGAGTCTTCTCCCGAAGGCACGCTTGGGTTTTGCATTTCTCTGGTAGTGCAGTTTCATATTTTGGTGTGTTTATATCTAATCAAAATGGTGTATGCTGTTCACCCTGGAGGATCGGACTATGTGCGTGCTACGAGTTTCCAAAACAAAGCGCGAACCCCGTGTGCACAGCATGGTGACATTATCTGTCTGACACGCTGTCTGACTGTTGACCTACTTCCACCATGTGGGTCACAGCAAAGAGATGCTCCAATAAAAATCACTATCCGCATATGATATTAATGactaaacacattttaaatacatttactgTAGATCAGAGTTATATATTACAAAATCGACCTCTTTTCTGAAGCTTGTGCTCGTGTTAATTCGGGATTGGtaataaagacacaaaaatGGACAGTAGCTAAATTTCGCGTGGCCTCAACAACCCATAGTGCATTTTGCATGAATGGCAAAGCCCACTCATCCAAAAGATGATCAGATTCATGAGTTTTCAAAGATTGCATGGCCTTATAGAAATTGTaaatctttcttttatttttgggaTCCATTTTTCTGAAGTTGTAACttatttttgtatgtaaaaaaaaaaaaaaaaatagacttttctttgcttaatgatgataataataatacacaacACAACAGCAAAACACAAAATCGGTCTATAGTCATTCAGCAATATCAATGTCAGTGATTTTCATCATTTCCGGTCAGTTTATATTGAAAGTCTTTATACAAGCTGAAATTCTATGCCATTGCCTCTAATATACCACAAATGCATTGTGATGTATAGCCTGatattactttatttatcaaatgaAAGCCAAAGCAGTTGGAGTTGAAATATGCAGCAAAGAAGCACTGCAGTTAACACATGATGCAGACTGATGATAGTCTGCCgtgttaatatttaaatatttatttctgcaTGCAGATGTTTGGCTTTCACAAGCCCAAAATGTACAGGAGTTTGGACGGCTGCTGCATCTGCCGTGCCAAGTCATCCAGCTCTCGTttcacggacagcaagcggtaCGAGAAAGACTTCAGGAGCTGTTTTGGGTAAGGAGCACACTTGGATGCAGAAGTTTTGGAGAGCAGAGGACCAGCTGTAGTGTACAGTCTATACACACTtgaatgagtaaaaaaaaaatgtctttctgCGTCATTGTCTCACAAATTGCTATGCAGGTTGAGTGAAACGCGGTCTGGAGAAATCTGCAACGCTTGCGTGCTCCTCGTGAAACGGTGGAAAAAGCTTCCTGTGGGAACCAAGAAAAACTGGAATCATGTGAGTCCGGGTCACAGTGTTTGACCTCTTACTAGGTCATCATAAATACTTGTATTTTAAAAGCTCATTCTCATCCTTCACGCAggttgttgatgccagaggagGCCCCAGCCTAAAGATAACTTCTCGACCCAAGAAAATAAAGTCTGTCACAAAGAAAGCACGGCCTAGCCAGATCATCAGGCTGCAGAAGGAGCTTAAACGAAACAGTGAGTTCTGTCTTTTGCTTTTATACAACACTGTTTACCTAGTCTTCATTAAAATGTAGATTCTTGTCAAAGAAGTCACTTTTCATTCTTTGCTCTGCCCACCAGATTCAGATGCCCACAGCACAACGTCCAGTGCCTCTCCTGCTCAGTCTCCAAGCTACAGCAACCTGTCAGACGACGGTTCTGACAGCGAACTGAGCCCAGGATCCAGCCGCTCCCCGGTTTTCTCATTTCTGGACCTGACATATTGGAAACGGTATGTTAGATAGTAGAGCACTAACATAAAATTGCATTTTAAATAATCtttgaaatattgaaagccAACAGGCCTCCAACAACTTTAACAGTAACATGTTGCTTATATGCTGATtattatgattaaaaaaaaaaatcataataaatgttttcttttttggtacttaaactaaactaaagtatCCAATTACAGCAGGAATTGTAATACAAGTAAGgcttttgatgatttttttcaAGTTACTTGAAAGAGGAAATTATTCACAGAAAAGTTAATTATAGATAACTACATGAGTCAAGAAAATGCATTAAAGTCTTGAAACGTTGCCTCTTCTATGAATTTGGTGCCATTAGTGGTGTATAGCCATGCGTGTGTAAAACACAGgcatccttaattattttagttttatacGACTGTCCTAATTAGACACGATGTGTCATGTTTTATTCAGGCAAAAGGTGTGCTGTGGAATAATCTATAAGGGCCGCTTCGGGGAGGTGCTCATCGACCCACATTTGTTCAAACCCTGCTGCCGCAAGAAGCAGCGGCAGCAGGAGCAGCAacaggaggatgaggaagaggatgaggaagaggaggaggaagaggtggaggtAGAGGAGGGCCAAGTGGGGGTGGAAAAAGCCCAGACGGAAGAGGAAGTGAAGGAGACGCCTCAGTGTGAGGAAAATGCTGAGCCTGCTAAG includes the following:
- the sinhcaf gene encoding SIN3-HDAC complex-associated factor, with the translated sequence MFGFHKPKMYRSLDGCCICRAKSSSSRFTDSKRYEKDFRSCFGLSETRSGEICNACVLLVKRWKKLPVGTKKNWNHVVDARGGPSLKITSRPKKIKSVTKKARPSQIIRLQKELKRNNSDAHSTTSSASPAQSPSYSNLSDDGSDSELSPGSSRSPVFSFLDLTYWKRQKVCCGIIYKGRFGEVLIDPHLFKPCCRKKQRQQEQQQEDEEEDEEEEEEEVEVEEGQVGVEKAQTEEEVKETPQCEENAEPAKLCIPVTSPPAKSEAVAVMEEGW